The following are from one region of the Petrotoga mobilis SJ95 genome:
- a CDS encoding arsenate reductase ArsC: protein MNKIKVLFLCSRNSARSQMAQAFLKKYGNDKFEAYSAGLEASEIHPLTIKVMEEKGISMSEQYSKSLDIYLNDRFGFLITVCSKAEKECPFFPGVSIRLYWPFDDPAAAKGSEEEQLEVFRKVRDQIEKKVIDFVENTDKYSNIKDNFRV, encoded by the coding sequence ATGAATAAGATCAAAGTTTTGTTTTTGTGTTCGAGAAATTCTGCAAGAAGTCAGATGGCTCAGGCATTTTTGAAAAAATACGGAAATGATAAATTTGAGGCTTACAGTGCAGGTTTAGAAGCAAGTGAAATTCATCCTTTGACCATAAAAGTCATGGAAGAAAAAGGAATATCTATGTCCGAGCAATACTCAAAAAGTTTGGATATATACTTGAACGATAGATTTGGTTTTTTAATAACCGTCTGTTCAAAAGCAGAAAAAGAATGTCCTTTTTTTCCGGGCGTTAGTATAAGATTATATTGGCCCTTTGACGATCCAGCCGCTGCCAAAGGTTCTGAAGAAGAACAATTAGAAGTATTTCGAAAGGTAAGGGATCAAATAGAAAAAAAGGTAATTGATTTCGTGGAGAATACTGATAAATACTCTAATATAAAAGATAATTTTCGAGTGTAA
- a CDS encoding 5-(carboxyamino)imidazole ribonucleotide mutase, translating into MSKKVLLISGSQSDEIFVKTAIDLFEEWKISYDYKVFSAHRNLKELTKFIEELPSNEYCVIIAVAGLSAALPGVIASLTNLPVVGVPRDVGPLNGIDALLSMVQMPSGVPVATMGIGSSGMKNAAYFAKRLTEGEKDGR; encoded by the coding sequence TTGAGTAAGAAAGTCCTTTTGATATCTGGAAGTCAATCAGATGAGATTTTTGTAAAAACTGCCATTGACCTCTTTGAAGAATGGAAGATAAGTTACGACTATAAGGTGTTTAGTGCTCACAGAAATTTGAAAGAGCTAACAAAATTTATCGAAGAACTTCCAAGTAACGAATATTGTGTCATAATAGCTGTTGCCGGCCTTTCTGCTGCCTTACCTGGTGTAATCGCTTCATTAACTAATCTCCCCGTTGTTGGTGTCCCCAGAGATGTAGGTCCTTTAAATGGAATAGATGCATTACTTTCTATGGTACAGATGCCTAGTGGGGTTCCTGTTGCAACCATGGGCATTGGAAGTAGTGGTATGAAAAATGCAGCATACTTTGCAAAAAGGTTGACAGAAGGTGAAAAAGATGGAAGATAA